The Deltaproteobacteria bacterium genomic sequence TCGAACGATTTCTGGGAACTCTCGGCGCCAGGGCGCAATGTCTTTCGTCACGAGACACGGGAGTATGTCCCGAAGTACATCGCGGCGGCGATTATCGCGAAGCAGCCGGAGCGATTCGGATTCCACCGCATCCGGTATCAAGCCCCGCTGCAATACGACACCGCGACCATTCATGAGCAGACCGACTTGGAAACCGTCGCCGAAGCGGCGAATGTGCCGGTTTCGACGGTCGAAGACCTCAATCCCGAACTTCGTTCTGGCCTAACGCCGCCGGGCCGCTATGCGCTCAAGTTGCCGGTCGGGTCGGCGCGCCGTTTCGCGCGTGAATTTCGGCAGATTGCCTCGAATCGGCGCGTGGAAGTGGCGACGTATCGGGCGCGCAAGGGCGACACCGTCGACCGCGTCGCGAAGCGGTATGGGGTCAGCACGGAAAAATTGCTGGCGTTCAACCATAAGTCCAACGGCCGTTTAGCAAAGGGTGAAGTCCTCGAAGTCCCAGTCCAGAAAAAACGGAGCGGCGCAACTATCGAAGTAGAAGTCGCGGGCGAGGAAGCCGCGCCAATTGAATCGGTCGCAACGACGACTTCGGTCGCTTCGCCTGCGCCGGAATCCAGCAATCGTGGATTGGCACCAGTGATCGCGGCGATCGAAAAGAGGGACGAGGCCCCAGTTGCGGCGACGGCGGAGGCCTATACCGTGCGGCGCGGCGATACGTTGGCTCGGATTGCCAAACGCACCGGCGTAGCGGTTGCCGATTTGCGCCGTTGGAATGCGTTGGAAACAGGAGAGATCACGATCGGACAGAGTTTGCGGCTGACGGCGGCGAGCACGGGTGAGAGTGTGGTCGTGGCCGCTGCGGCAACGGCGGATGGCGAGCCTGCGGCGATGAACGAATCGACCGAAGGGACTGCGCCGACAGGTGTCGAAGCCCCGCGCGAACCGATCAAAGTGGTCACTGCCCAACGCCCATTGCCGACTTCGTATGTGGTGCGCAGCGGCGACACGTTGGCCACCGTTGCACGCCGCCAAGGGGTGACCGTGGCGGATCTGCGGCGCTGGAATCAATTAAACAATGGCGGCCTGAAGATTGGGCAGCGGCTGCGATTATCGCCCACCGGCAATGCGGCGCGGACGGCAGCGCCCACCGTGGCGAGCAGCGCACGCGGCGCGACACATCTGGTCCGTCGTGGCGACACGCTCGGCGCGATCGCGAAGCGCTATGGTGTTTCGTTGGCCGAGCTGAAAACAATGAACCGGCTCGGAAAGGCTGGGGCGTTGCGGCCGGGACAGAAGTTAGTCGTGAAGACCGGCAAGAGTGCTCCGGTGACGCCCGCCACTCCGGTGGCGGCGACGGCCGCTCCGCGAAGCTCCACCGTTGTCGCGAACGCCAGTTGGGTCCGCAGTCCGGCGAAGGGCCGCCACATTATGCACAAAGTGCGGCGTGGCGACACGATCTGGGATCTGGCCAAAGTCTATAAAGTGACGCCGCACCAAATTAAACAGTGGAACCAACTCAGCCACAACACCCTCAAACCCGGCCAAATGATCACGATCAGAGTCTCGTCGTAAGGGATTGTTTGCAAAATCGATGTGGTGATTCAGGGCTTTCCATAACGCATGCTCGCATTCAATGCGGGGGCCGGGTGGAGGGGCCAGCGTGTCGAGTGCATCACTCTTGATATGAGGGAATTTCAAGAAAATATTTTCTTGAAATGCGCCATTTTTTAGCCAAGCGTCTCTGCTGGGTCTATTCAAGGTTGCCGCAATGACTGATCTCCTTCCGCCTTGGCCGCTGTTCTCCGCATTCCTTCTTGCGAGCTTTGTCCTCGCCGTCACGCCTGGGCCTGGCGTGCTCTACATCGTTACGCGCAGCCTTGTTCAGGGGCGCCGGTCCGGGTTGGTATCGGTGGCGGGTGTTGCTCTCGGCAATCTCGGCAACGCGGTTGCTGCTTCGGCTGGTCTTGCCGCTTTGTTCGCGGTTTCTTCACTTGCTTTCTCCATAGTCAAGTATGCCGGCGCGCTCTACCTTGTGTGCCTCGGCGTGCAAATGCTCCGTTCCTCCCCTGTCGAGAATTCAGCCGCCATACCCGGCGCTGTGCCACTTAAGCGCGCCTTCCGTGACGGTTTCGTTGTTGCTCTGCTCAATCCCAAGACTACGGTTTTCTTTTCTGCGTTTCTGCCGCAGTTCCTGAGCGCCAATGCGCCGCCCATGTTTCAGAGCATCGCGCTTGGTTCTCTCTTTGTGGCAATCGCCGCAGTAACCGACAGTGCCTACGCTTTGGCCGCTGGTGCGGCCGCGCCAGCGCTGCGCGGCTGCATCATTCGCCGCATCGGTCGGTGTCTCGGCGGCGGCGTGTTTATCGGGCTCGGTATCTTCGCTGCACTCGCGGGGTCGCGCGGTGCCAAATAGGCCTATATGCGGGTAGCTGACCCGGAGAATCCAATTGCATAGTCAACCGCCGCCCAACAATGCGCCCACGGCGGACGGCTACGCCGCCGCTTAGCTTGGTCATTAGTTCGCACAAGGGGCAGAGCGTCGACATTGGCTTTCTCCCGCCGTTCAAAAAAATACAGATAGACGGAGTTCCAGAGATGGGACGAATGAGTCTGGTGTGTTCAGATCTTGGAACTTCGTCTGATATTGGTGGTGCTAAACAAAGGGTAAACAGCATGCCGCCGAACAACGCCAAAAATTTTTCCTCTGCCCGCCGTTCATCAGCGGCTGTATGTCCTCCTAAGCTGAAAGATGCACGGCCGTTGATGAAGTTGTCCCCACTCTGACATTGATTTCAGTCGCCCGCTGTGGCCTACTGCGCCTTAGCAGGAGGACGCTATGGAAAAAATGCTGACGTGGGACGAAGTGCAAGCGCAGTACAAAGATCAATGGGTGGCCTTCACCGAATGGGAAGAAGATGAACATGGCGATGTGATCAAAGGGCGCGTGGCGTATAGTCATCCGAGTCAAACGATTTTCTACGAATATCTCAAAACCGCGCTTCGACCGCAGAAAAAAAGAATTGCCAGCCGCTATACGGGCAATGTGAGAGGCCCGTTCTTTTTAGGATCATAACGCATGATTGCCGCATTTCATTATGACGCGAAGAAGGATCTTATTCACGTCCCGGGCAATATGTGGGGTCCGTTGGGCGAGCAGAATGTCCGTTTCGCGTTTGATCCAGGTGCCTACCGCACGATCATCAATACACGCTTGACTGATGCACTTGGCTATCAGGTGGCGGGAGACAGTCAAAAGGTGAGCACCGCGTCAGTCATTGGCAGGGAATGGGGCTATACTCTCAGAGTGGAAAAACTATCGATCCTTGGTTTCGAGTTCCCCAATCTTCAGATCGCCTGCTTCGATCTCCCCGAACAATACGATATCGATGGCCTGATCGGCCTTGATCTCATCGAGCAGTTCGAAATCACACTCCGCCATCGAGACCGCTGGATCCAGTTTCGATTGTTGGGGTGAAAAAAAGTACAGCCGCTAAAAAACACCGATGAAGCCACTCATTTCGCACAGTCTCTGTATTCGACCGTTTCAGGAGCGCGATGGGGTGTCTTTTGTTGCGGCGGCTCGCGAATCGGTCTCGTCCGTGGGGAGGTGGTTGCCGTGGTGCCATGACAATTACGGGCTGGACGAGGCGGCGGCATGGTTTGCCCTCTGTGCGCAGCAGCTACAGTCCGGTTCCGCGTACGAATTTGGAATTTTTTCGACAGTCACCGATGACTTGCTCGGGGGCATCGGAATCAACCAACTCAACCGCGACCACAATTTTGGCAACGTCGG encodes the following:
- a CDS encoding LysM peptidoglycan-binding domain-containing protein, with amino-acid sequence MRRRRFLILAACCAGLCLQSCSTSQSKSAGNFRQGNYRYYWERESYAHGGGRSHRHKRVRGDVPLVMNEKVQAWLDYFTGPGRPWLDRSLQRSGRYIDMMRSALARKGLPQDLVYIALIESGFVNQARSHAAAVGTWQFIQSTGRHYGFSINQWVDERRDPEKAVEKAANFFADLYREFGDWYLAMAAYNGGPGRVRNAIAAVGSNDFWELSAPGRNVFRHETREYVPKYIAAAIIAKQPERFGFHRIRYQAPLQYDTATIHEQTDLETVAEAANVPVSTVEDLNPELRSGLTPPGRYALKLPVGSARRFAREFRQIASNRRVEVATYRARKGDTVDRVAKRYGVSTEKLLAFNHKSNGRLAKGEVLEVPVQKKRSGATIEVEVAGEEAAPIESVATTTSVASPAPESSNRGLAPVIAAIEKRDEAPVAATAEAYTVRRGDTLARIAKRTGVAVADLRRWNALETGEITIGQSLRLTAASTGESVVVAAAATADGEPAAMNESTEGTAPTGVEAPREPIKVVTAQRPLPTSYVVRSGDTLATVARRQGVTVADLRRWNQLNNGGLKIGQRLRLSPTGNAARTAAPTVASSARGATHLVRRGDTLGAIAKRYGVSLAELKTMNRLGKAGALRPGQKLVVKTGKSAPVTPATPVAATAAPRSSTVVANASWVRSPAKGRHIMHKVRRGDTIWDLAKVYKVTPHQIKQWNQLSHNTLKPGQMITIRVSS
- a CDS encoding LysE family translocator, which gives rise to MTDLLPPWPLFSAFLLASFVLAVTPGPGVLYIVTRSLVQGRRSGLVSVAGVALGNLGNAVAASAGLAALFAVSSLAFSIVKYAGALYLVCLGVQMLRSSPVENSAAIPGAVPLKRAFRDGFVVALLNPKTTVFFSAFLPQFLSANAPPMFQSIALGSLFVAIAAVTDSAYALAAGAAAPALRGCIIRRIGRCLGGGVFIGLGIFAALAGSRGAK
- a CDS encoding retropepsin-like domain-containing protein, which encodes MIAAFHYDAKKDLIHVPGNMWGPLGEQNVRFAFDPGAYRTIINTRLTDALGYQVAGDSQKVSTASVIGREWGYTLRVEKLSILGFEFPNLQIACFDLPEQYDIDGLIGLDLIEQFEITLRHRDRWIQFRLLG
- a CDS encoding GNAT family N-acetyltransferase is translated as MKPLISHSLCIRPFQERDGVSFVAAARESVSSVGRWLPWCHDNYGLDEAAAWFALCAQQLQSGSAYEFGIFSTVTDDLLGGIGINQLNRDHNFGNVGYWVRQSQQRKGIAAQAVTTIANYGFQALQLTRLEIVIAEGNRASRRVAEKVGAVLECVARNRLIIHGKTHAAAIYSLVPGQSAL